The Oncorhynchus nerka isolate Pitt River linkage group LG9a, Oner_Uvic_2.0, whole genome shotgun sequence genome has a segment encoding these proteins:
- the LOC115134347 gene encoding Fanconi anemia group A protein isoform X2, whose amino-acid sequence MSLGASSMCPTQKRTLSCLLGRVGKRPKQENVQELQEAAVQLLNRHQNLSDLFLEVGSPNPCNLISKEYSGQKKAASESPSPTIGGSLLGEFSGYVLHQVNELRRKAGELGVPVAALSVKMVVERLLELTDHIKGDREQVLLNSTQRVQLSVLFQSTRELLSLEAFCSKLFWQEYWRAQKRPMLEVVYHLHTQNILSLEYMLESENGVRSWLMSELKALCGRTATEKGDGVPQQVLSTVVSVLVQAVFEETQDSTAAPCRRLSQVCCSVLDDMLSWVLDTLNCKPTLQSGETTAELWVQMFDASLCGVSVSPDALRHFFTHSLTHTLTYRPRLKVSDAIAMQREWSFAKTCRLLTSLFRKLAVIFKVEELLSHLQQVLETHEVNWQHVLSCLSTLLVYNPNTQPSLKELLSRLLSSAFEGYDLENMITAFLLARQGALEGPGVFPSYSEWFKMSFGGASSYHGNSKKSLVFLLKFLSDLVPFDPPQYLKVHILHPPYVAVKHRALLQEYVSLTKTRLADLKVSIEEMGLYEDISGAGTSVQPRCQARQDVEKAISLFGSTGRISATVMEASIFRRPYFLSRFLPALLTPRVLPVKPDARMNFIDSLKKAEKIPAAQHSSYIESCQRERQRQQDSKGVSVVNDDDHPQEVLQVQLQEHRALLTEGGSDGEVSAQLARISHTLSIVFPERAEELVSQAVIQLHVDESTFSELHNKVVNMILRSFCQSLLDASRISPPNKQSPWASQFVNILLGHRQLLTALLHRMWDLLHNQGVSLSAAHVLGLAAFVVHLHASQTKCPKVQLCPPLLPGPVSVPEALTTALPCTTQTNMLFCVRFCLAAVCYGLCRSESLCDQPQQYNPCSLYKKLLYLIPRLMPDMRRLPIEASGESEYVGANKQGEEENRGLWKSVTDTNTTWRKSAWALWKHAPFRLLVKLPEYQFSFSEWLAAELRVQRSEDALSDPDRQEYQQWACQQLYLPSPVDKGGCAGDLRTACSHILNAVMDQKTVCAPTQENTDHRPSEAGTCLPDIFSRLQEIVYEMELTSRSQRTQDKGHFLLDLISHRCSVTSDLQSISSELSIQQTLHTWNRVILALPAVMLVTVKTGGGKRTLDCETLMEHINQYQRKGCSPAGLLPYHLTAHFLRAVLMASVSCDCASGEVNKAMSLISLQCPLLLVSAGHWWGRLSPVLVSLWHRLTDGQPLPQQLQVLGDCHLWVCSSKDGVSCPVPSAPPLLLAACLHCVWEGQASGKGIRTSLEMLGQLTEQHSQLLVFLLFLCVTDLLTTFLTPQRVKGLQRAQELCKDILTVLVDSADWLLLFKTPCSEKGLYQPVAVVTSDEYTRLMPLAFYSLVPHLNSEILEKTVKAPGFLHTAVLCYSSLIKLFMDGQTPCPVTEHLTDQMDPSYILTRAQQVLLKTISLTSPTSLSQHQLNQLEALCVDLDPEVAAALVFHLSSSSLSPELDFL is encoded by the exons ATGTCGCTAGGTGCGTCAAGTATGTGTCCCACTCAGAAAAGGACACTCTCGTGTCTGCTCG GGCGTGTTGGGAAGAGGCCAAAGCAGGAGAATGTACAGGAGCTGCAGGAGGCAGCAGTCCAGCTGCTGAACAGACACCAGAACCTCTCAGATCTGTTTCTGGAGGTGGGG AGTCCAAATCCTTGCAATTTAATTAGCAAGGAGTACTCTGGACAGAAAAAAGCAGCTAGTGAAAGTCCCTCACCTACAATTGGGGGTTCACTTCTGGGTGAGTTTTCAGGATATGTCCTCCATCAAG TGAATGAGTTGAGGAGGAAGGCTGGGGAGCTGGGGGTCCCGGTGGCAGCCCTGTCAGTGAAGATGGTGGTAGAAAGACTGTTGGAACTGACCGACCATATCAAAGGGGACCGAGAGCAAGTGTTGCTCAACTCCACTCAAAGG GTCCAGCTCTCTGTGCTTTTCCAATCAACCCGTGAGCTTCTCTCTCTTGAAGCCTTCTGCTCTAAACTCTTCTGGCAGGAGTACTGGAGGGCtcag AAACGGCCCATGCTGGAGGTGGTGTACCACTTACACACTCAGAATATCCTCTCTCTGGAGTACATGTTGGAAAG TGAGAATGGGGTGAGGTCATGGTTGATGTCTGAGTTGAAGGCTCTGTGTGGTAGGACAGCTACTGAGAAGGGAGATGGAGTACCTCAGCAGGTTCTCTCAA CTGTGGTATCTGTGTTGGTGCAAGCTGTTTTTGAGGAAACACAGGACTCCACAGCAGCACCATGCAGGAGGCTCTCCCAGGTGTGCTGTTCAGTGCTGGATGACATGCTCTCCT GGGTACTGGATACTTTGAATTGCAAGCCAACCCTGCAGTCTGGTGAAACAACAGCTGAATTATG GGTACAGATGTTTGATGCTTCcttgtgtggtgtgtctgtatcaCCTGATGCACTGCGCCATTTCTTcacccactctctcacacacactctcacctaCAGACCTAGACTCAAAG TGTCTGATGCCATTGCCATGCAAAGAGAGTGGAGCTTTGCTAAAACCTGCAGACTGTTGACCTCCTTGTTTCGTAAG TTGGCAGTGATATTCAAGGTAGAGGAGCTTCTCTCTCACCTGCAACAAGTACTGGAGACACATGAGGTCAACTGGCAGCATGtgctctcctgtctctccaccctgctGGTGTACAATCCAAACACCCAGCCTAGCCTAAAAG AGCTGCTGTCCAGGCTCCTAAGCTCAGCGTTTGAGGGGTATGACTTGGAGAACATGATCACTGCCTTCCTCCTGGCCCGTCAGGGTGCGCTTGAAGGGCCTGGTGTTTTCCCCTCCTACAGCGAGTGGTTTAAG ATGTCTTTTGGCGGTGCTAGCAGTTACCATGGCAACAGTAAGAAGTCTTTGGTGTTCCTGCTAAAGTTCCTGTCGGACCTGGTGCCCTTTGACCCCCCACAGTATCTGAAG GTCCACATCCTCCATCCACCCTACGTGGCAGTGAAACACCGGGCCCTACTGCAGGAGTATGTATCCCTCACCAAGACAAGACTGGCTGACCTGAAG gTCTCAATTGAGGAGATGGGCCTTTATGAGGATATCTCTGGAGCAGGAACCTCAGTGCAG CCCCGGTGTCAGGCACGTCAGGATGTGGAGAAGGCAATCTCGTTGTTTGGGAGCACAGGAAGGATATCTGCCACTGTCATGGAGGCCAG CATTTTCAGAAGGCCTTATTTCCTGTCTCGTTTCCTTCCTGCCCTCCTAACCCCACGTGTG CTTCCTGTGAAGCCTGACGCCAGGATGAATTTCATAGATTCTCTTAAAAA AGCGGAAAAGATCCCAGCTGCCCAGCACTCCTCCTACATAGAgtcatgtcagagagagagacagaggcaacaGGACA GTAAAGGAGTCTCTGTGGTGAATGATGATGATCACCCACAGGAGGTTTTACAGGTCCAACTACAGGAACATAGAGCCCTGCTAACAGAGGGGGGCAGTGACGGAG AGGTGTCAGCCCAGCTGGCCAGGATCTCCCACACTCTGAGTATTGTGTTCCCTGAACGTGCTGAGGAACTGGTCAGCCAGGCAGTCATCCAGCTTCATGTAGATGAGTCCACTTTCTCTGAGCTGCACAATAAA GTGGTGAACATGATCCTGAGGAGCTTCTGCCAGAGCCTTTTGGACGCCTCCAGAATAAGCCCACCAAATAA ACAGAGCCCCTGGGCATCCCAGTTTGTCAATATCCTGCTGGGACACAGACAGCTGCTCACTGCCCTCCTTCACCGCATGTGGGACCTGCTCCACAACCAG GGGGTATCATTGAGTGCTGCACATGTGCTTGGACTGGCAGCCTTTGTTGTGCACCTTCATGCCTCCCAGACCAAGTGCCCCAAGGTGCAGCTGTGCCCACCCCTGCTGCCCGGCCCTGTGTCAGTACCAGAGGCACTGACCACTGCTCTGCCCTGCACCACACAAACCAACATGCTATTCTGTGTTAG GTTCTGCCTGGCTGCAGTTTGCTATGGTCTCTGCAGGAGTGAGTCACTGTGTGATCAGCCGCAGCAGTATAATCCCTGCAGCCTCTATAAAAAG CTGCTGTACCTAATTCCCAGACTAATGCCAGATATGAGGAGGTTGCCAATTGAAGCGAGTGGGGAATCGGAGTATGTAGGGGCAAACAAACAGGGTGAGGAGGAGAATCGTGGGTTGTGGAAGAGTGTTACTGACACAAATACAACCTGGAGGAAGTCAGCCTGGGCACTATGGAAACACGCCCCCTTCCGTCTCCTAGTAAAACTCCCAGAATACCAG TTCTCATTTTCAGAGTGGCTGGCAGCTGAACTCAGAGTTCAGAGGAGTGAGGATGCCCTGTCTGACCCAGATAG ACAGGAGTATCAACAGTGGGCGTGTCAGCAGCTATACCTGCCATCTCCTGTGGACAAGGGGGGCTGTGCAGGAGACTTAAGGACAGCCTGCTCCCACATTCTCAACGCTGTCATGGACCAGAAGACAGTATG TGCTCCGACCCAGGAGAACACTGATCACAGACCCTCGGAGGCAGGCACCTGTCTCCCAGACATTTTCTCCAGACTTCAG GAGATTGTCTATGAGATGGAGCTCACTAGTCGCTCTCAAAGGACTCAAGATAAGGGACATTTCCTATTGGATCTGATTTCACATAGATGCTCTGTGACCTCTGACCTGCAGAGTATCAGCAGTGAGCTTAGCATTCAGCAAACATTACATACGTGGAACAG GGTGATACTGGCACTCCCTGCAGTCATGTTGGTTACAGTGAAGactggaggagggaagaggactCTGGACTGTGAGACCCTCATGGAACATATCAACCAGTATCAG AGGAAGGGCTGTTCCCCAGCTGGACTGCTGCCCTACCACCTCACAGCACACTTCTTAAGA GCTGTGCTCATGGCCAGTGTGAGCTGTGACTGTGCATCAGGAGAAGTGAACAAGGCCATGTCCCTGATCAGTCTTCAATGTCCACTGCTCCTCGTCTCTGCCGGG CACTGGTGGGGCCGCCTCTCTCCTGTATTGGTGTCTCTCTGGCATCGCCTCACTGACGGACAGCCCCTGCCTCAGCAGCTGCAGGTCCTGGGTGATTGTCACTTGTGGGTCTGCAG TTCAAAGGATGGAGTGTCATGCCCTGTCCCCTCTGCCCCGCCCCTGCTCCTGGCAGCTTGTCTGCACTGTGTATGGGAAGGCCAGGCGAGTGGCAAGGGCATCAGGACAAGCCTGGAGATGTTGGGACAGCTGACAGAGCAGCACAGTCAG CTGCTGGTGTTTCTGCTGTTCCTCTGTGTGACTGACCTCCTCACAACTTTTCTCACGCCccag AGGGTGAAGGGTCTTCAGAGAGCTCAGGAACTCTGTAAAGATATCCTGACTGTCCTTGTGGACTCTGCTGACTGGCTGCTACTATTCAAGACACCTTGCTCTG AAAAAGGGCTATACCAGCCTGTGGCCGTGGTAACATCAGATGAATACACAAGACTGATGCCTTTAGCCTTTTACAG CCTGGTCCCCCATCTTAACTCTGAGATATTGGAGAAAACAGTGAAGGCCCCAGGGTTCCTCCACACTGCTGTGCTCTGCTACTCCTCCCTTATCAAGCTCTTTATGGATGGCCAGACTCCCTGCCCTGTGACTGAGCATCTGACTGACCAG ATGGACCCCTCATATATTCTGACTAGGGCCCAGCAGGTGCTTCTGAAGACTATATCTCTGACATCCCCAACCTCACTGTCTCAACATCAGCTGAACCAG CTGGAGGCCTTATGTGTTGATCTGGACCCGGAGGTGGCAGCAGCTCTGGTCTTTCACCTCAGCTCTTCCAGCCTCAGCCCAGAGCTGGACTTCCTGTGA
- the LOC115134347 gene encoding Fanconi anemia group A protein isoform X3: MSLGASSMCPTQKRTLSCLLAGRVGKRPKQENVQELQEAAVQLLNRHQNLSDLFLEVGSPNPCNLISKEYSGQKKAASESPSPTIGGSLLVNELRRKAGELGVPVAALSVKMVVERLLELTDHIKGDREQVLLNSTQRVQLSVLFQSTRELLSLEAFCSKLFWQEYWRAQKRPMLEVVYHLHTQNILSLEYMLESENGVRSWLMSELKALCGRTATEKGDGVPQQVLSTVVSVLVQAVFEETQDSTAAPCRRLSQVCCSVLDDMLSWVLDTLNCKPTLQSGETTAELWVQMFDASLCGVSVSPDALRHFFTHSLTHTLTYRPRLKVSDAIAMQREWSFAKTCRLLTSLFRKLAVIFKVEELLSHLQQVLETHEVNWQHVLSCLSTLLVYNPNTQPSLKELLSRLLSSAFEGYDLENMITAFLLARQGALEGPGVFPSYSEWFKMSFGGASSYHGNSKKSLVFLLKFLSDLVPFDPPQYLKVHILHPPYVAVKHRALLQEYVSLTKTRLADLKVSIEEMGLYEDISGAGTSVQPRCQARQDVEKAISLFGSTGRISATVMEASIFRRPYFLSRFLPALLTPRVLPVKPDARMNFIDSLKKAEKIPAAQHSSYIESCQRERQRQQDSKGVSVVNDDDHPQEVLQVQLQEHRALLTEGGSDGEVSAQLARISHTLSIVFPERAEELVSQAVIQLHVDESTFSELHNKVVNMILRSFCQSLLDASRISPPNKQSPWASQFVNILLGHRQLLTALLHRMWDLLHNQGVSLSAAHVLGLAAFVVHLHASQTKCPKVQLCPPLLPGPVSVPEALTTALPCTTQTNMLFCVRFCLAAVCYGLCRSESLCDQPQQYNPCSLYKKLLYLIPRLMPDMRRLPIEASGESEYVGANKQGEEENRGLWKSVTDTNTTWRKSAWALWKHAPFRLLVKLPEYQFSFSEWLAAELRVQRSEDALSDPDRQEYQQWACQQLYLPSPVDKGGCAGDLRTACSHILNAVMDQKTVCAPTQENTDHRPSEAGTCLPDIFSRLQEIVYEMELTSRSQRTQDKGHFLLDLISHRCSVTSDLQSISSELSIQQTLHTWNRVILALPAVMLVTVKTGGGKRTLDCETLMEHINQYQRKGCSPAGLLPYHLTAHFLRAVLMASVSCDCASGEVNKAMSLISLQCPLLLVSAGHWWGRLSPVLVSLWHRLTDGQPLPQQLQVLGDCHLWVCSSKDGVSCPVPSAPPLLLAACLHCVWEGQASGKGIRTSLEMLGQLTEQHSQLLVFLLFLCVTDLLTTFLTPQRVKGLQRAQELCKDILTVLVDSADWLLLFKTPCSEKGLYQPVAVVTSDEYTRLMPLAFYSLVPHLNSEILEKTVKAPGFLHTAVLCYSSLIKLFMDGQTPCPVTEHLTDQMDPSYILTRAQQVLLKTISLTSPTSLSQHQLNQLEALCVDLDPEVAAALVFHLSSSSLSPELDFL; this comes from the exons ATGTCGCTAGGTGCGTCAAGTATGTGTCCCACTCAGAAAAGGACACTCTCGTGTCTGCTCG CAGGGCGTGTTGGGAAGAGGCCAAAGCAGGAGAATGTACAGGAGCTGCAGGAGGCAGCAGTCCAGCTGCTGAACAGACACCAGAACCTCTCAGATCTGTTTCTGGAGGTGGGG AGTCCAAATCCTTGCAATTTAATTAGCAAGGAGTACTCTGGACAGAAAAAAGCAGCTAGTGAAAGTCCCTCACCTACAATTGGGGGTTCACTTCTGG TGAATGAGTTGAGGAGGAAGGCTGGGGAGCTGGGGGTCCCGGTGGCAGCCCTGTCAGTGAAGATGGTGGTAGAAAGACTGTTGGAACTGACCGACCATATCAAAGGGGACCGAGAGCAAGTGTTGCTCAACTCCACTCAAAGG GTCCAGCTCTCTGTGCTTTTCCAATCAACCCGTGAGCTTCTCTCTCTTGAAGCCTTCTGCTCTAAACTCTTCTGGCAGGAGTACTGGAGGGCtcag AAACGGCCCATGCTGGAGGTGGTGTACCACTTACACACTCAGAATATCCTCTCTCTGGAGTACATGTTGGAAAG TGAGAATGGGGTGAGGTCATGGTTGATGTCTGAGTTGAAGGCTCTGTGTGGTAGGACAGCTACTGAGAAGGGAGATGGAGTACCTCAGCAGGTTCTCTCAA CTGTGGTATCTGTGTTGGTGCAAGCTGTTTTTGAGGAAACACAGGACTCCACAGCAGCACCATGCAGGAGGCTCTCCCAGGTGTGCTGTTCAGTGCTGGATGACATGCTCTCCT GGGTACTGGATACTTTGAATTGCAAGCCAACCCTGCAGTCTGGTGAAACAACAGCTGAATTATG GGTACAGATGTTTGATGCTTCcttgtgtggtgtgtctgtatcaCCTGATGCACTGCGCCATTTCTTcacccactctctcacacacactctcacctaCAGACCTAGACTCAAAG TGTCTGATGCCATTGCCATGCAAAGAGAGTGGAGCTTTGCTAAAACCTGCAGACTGTTGACCTCCTTGTTTCGTAAG TTGGCAGTGATATTCAAGGTAGAGGAGCTTCTCTCTCACCTGCAACAAGTACTGGAGACACATGAGGTCAACTGGCAGCATGtgctctcctgtctctccaccctgctGGTGTACAATCCAAACACCCAGCCTAGCCTAAAAG AGCTGCTGTCCAGGCTCCTAAGCTCAGCGTTTGAGGGGTATGACTTGGAGAACATGATCACTGCCTTCCTCCTGGCCCGTCAGGGTGCGCTTGAAGGGCCTGGTGTTTTCCCCTCCTACAGCGAGTGGTTTAAG ATGTCTTTTGGCGGTGCTAGCAGTTACCATGGCAACAGTAAGAAGTCTTTGGTGTTCCTGCTAAAGTTCCTGTCGGACCTGGTGCCCTTTGACCCCCCACAGTATCTGAAG GTCCACATCCTCCATCCACCCTACGTGGCAGTGAAACACCGGGCCCTACTGCAGGAGTATGTATCCCTCACCAAGACAAGACTGGCTGACCTGAAG gTCTCAATTGAGGAGATGGGCCTTTATGAGGATATCTCTGGAGCAGGAACCTCAGTGCAG CCCCGGTGTCAGGCACGTCAGGATGTGGAGAAGGCAATCTCGTTGTTTGGGAGCACAGGAAGGATATCTGCCACTGTCATGGAGGCCAG CATTTTCAGAAGGCCTTATTTCCTGTCTCGTTTCCTTCCTGCCCTCCTAACCCCACGTGTG CTTCCTGTGAAGCCTGACGCCAGGATGAATTTCATAGATTCTCTTAAAAA AGCGGAAAAGATCCCAGCTGCCCAGCACTCCTCCTACATAGAgtcatgtcagagagagagacagaggcaacaGGACA GTAAAGGAGTCTCTGTGGTGAATGATGATGATCACCCACAGGAGGTTTTACAGGTCCAACTACAGGAACATAGAGCCCTGCTAACAGAGGGGGGCAGTGACGGAG AGGTGTCAGCCCAGCTGGCCAGGATCTCCCACACTCTGAGTATTGTGTTCCCTGAACGTGCTGAGGAACTGGTCAGCCAGGCAGTCATCCAGCTTCATGTAGATGAGTCCACTTTCTCTGAGCTGCACAATAAA GTGGTGAACATGATCCTGAGGAGCTTCTGCCAGAGCCTTTTGGACGCCTCCAGAATAAGCCCACCAAATAA ACAGAGCCCCTGGGCATCCCAGTTTGTCAATATCCTGCTGGGACACAGACAGCTGCTCACTGCCCTCCTTCACCGCATGTGGGACCTGCTCCACAACCAG GGGGTATCATTGAGTGCTGCACATGTGCTTGGACTGGCAGCCTTTGTTGTGCACCTTCATGCCTCCCAGACCAAGTGCCCCAAGGTGCAGCTGTGCCCACCCCTGCTGCCCGGCCCTGTGTCAGTACCAGAGGCACTGACCACTGCTCTGCCCTGCACCACACAAACCAACATGCTATTCTGTGTTAG GTTCTGCCTGGCTGCAGTTTGCTATGGTCTCTGCAGGAGTGAGTCACTGTGTGATCAGCCGCAGCAGTATAATCCCTGCAGCCTCTATAAAAAG CTGCTGTACCTAATTCCCAGACTAATGCCAGATATGAGGAGGTTGCCAATTGAAGCGAGTGGGGAATCGGAGTATGTAGGGGCAAACAAACAGGGTGAGGAGGAGAATCGTGGGTTGTGGAAGAGTGTTACTGACACAAATACAACCTGGAGGAAGTCAGCCTGGGCACTATGGAAACACGCCCCCTTCCGTCTCCTAGTAAAACTCCCAGAATACCAG TTCTCATTTTCAGAGTGGCTGGCAGCTGAACTCAGAGTTCAGAGGAGTGAGGATGCCCTGTCTGACCCAGATAG ACAGGAGTATCAACAGTGGGCGTGTCAGCAGCTATACCTGCCATCTCCTGTGGACAAGGGGGGCTGTGCAGGAGACTTAAGGACAGCCTGCTCCCACATTCTCAACGCTGTCATGGACCAGAAGACAGTATG TGCTCCGACCCAGGAGAACACTGATCACAGACCCTCGGAGGCAGGCACCTGTCTCCCAGACATTTTCTCCAGACTTCAG GAGATTGTCTATGAGATGGAGCTCACTAGTCGCTCTCAAAGGACTCAAGATAAGGGACATTTCCTATTGGATCTGATTTCACATAGATGCTCTGTGACCTCTGACCTGCAGAGTATCAGCAGTGAGCTTAGCATTCAGCAAACATTACATACGTGGAACAG GGTGATACTGGCACTCCCTGCAGTCATGTTGGTTACAGTGAAGactggaggagggaagaggactCTGGACTGTGAGACCCTCATGGAACATATCAACCAGTATCAG AGGAAGGGCTGTTCCCCAGCTGGACTGCTGCCCTACCACCTCACAGCACACTTCTTAAGA GCTGTGCTCATGGCCAGTGTGAGCTGTGACTGTGCATCAGGAGAAGTGAACAAGGCCATGTCCCTGATCAGTCTTCAATGTCCACTGCTCCTCGTCTCTGCCGGG CACTGGTGGGGCCGCCTCTCTCCTGTATTGGTGTCTCTCTGGCATCGCCTCACTGACGGACAGCCCCTGCCTCAGCAGCTGCAGGTCCTGGGTGATTGTCACTTGTGGGTCTGCAG TTCAAAGGATGGAGTGTCATGCCCTGTCCCCTCTGCCCCGCCCCTGCTCCTGGCAGCTTGTCTGCACTGTGTATGGGAAGGCCAGGCGAGTGGCAAGGGCATCAGGACAAGCCTGGAGATGTTGGGACAGCTGACAGAGCAGCACAGTCAG CTGCTGGTGTTTCTGCTGTTCCTCTGTGTGACTGACCTCCTCACAACTTTTCTCACGCCccag AGGGTGAAGGGTCTTCAGAGAGCTCAGGAACTCTGTAAAGATATCCTGACTGTCCTTGTGGACTCTGCTGACTGGCTGCTACTATTCAAGACACCTTGCTCTG AAAAAGGGCTATACCAGCCTGTGGCCGTGGTAACATCAGATGAATACACAAGACTGATGCCTTTAGCCTTTTACAG CCTGGTCCCCCATCTTAACTCTGAGATATTGGAGAAAACAGTGAAGGCCCCAGGGTTCCTCCACACTGCTGTGCTCTGCTACTCCTCCCTTATCAAGCTCTTTATGGATGGCCAGACTCCCTGCCCTGTGACTGAGCATCTGACTGACCAG ATGGACCCCTCATATATTCTGACTAGGGCCCAGCAGGTGCTTCTGAAGACTATATCTCTGACATCCCCAACCTCACTGTCTCAACATCAGCTGAACCAG CTGGAGGCCTTATGTGTTGATCTGGACCCGGAGGTGGCAGCAGCTCTGGTCTTTCACCTCAGCTCTTCCAGCCTCAGCCCAGAGCTGGACTTCCTGTGA